The window AGTTACACTGCTTGCAAAGAAAAGTGTGTATTGCCACACTTGTGTATTGTGTATGGATCATTGACAATGGTCAAACCATCTGAAGACAGCAGATCCAGAAGATGCTGCATGTTTTCTGGACACGGGGAGGTTTTGTCACTGCATGACACCTTGCGTtgatttatttctgctgttGAGGGGTCGTGGTGGTTTTAGGGGGCGTCGGCCGACGTTTCAGCAAGTTCTTCTCCTTGCGCCTCAAACACGGACAGAGTGACGAGAACGCGGATACAATTTTTTCACAGATCTGTTTGAACAGAAGAGAATTAGCGTCAGAAATGTTCTGCAGCATTGATCCCAGGACAGCACAAAGATGAGCATTGCTGTTGGTGCACGAATGCAACGCGAGCCACCGCTGCCTCACCGAAGGTTTGCCTTCCCTCTTCAGGTGTGGAGGACGGGTCTGGCTGGTCGTTAGGGTCCTTGTTGCGGTCGTCACAGTCCTTTTCTCTGGCAGGTATCCGAATTTGTACTCTGGAatgaaacagacagaatgatGCCTTCCGGTCGACCTTTTGACCTTGAAACAGACCACCCGCTCCAACCTTGCCAGCTGGTTACATGCTATTGGAGAACTTTCCATTCTTACCCTGGATCCAGCACAGGTTGTCGTCCTGGACTTGGCTCCTGTCCCAACTTTCGTCCGTGGTCGTGGACGCGCTGGAGTCCGAGTGACTGATTTTAGGGGACGAGTTGGAGTCTCTGGACGAGACTGATCGCTGGGATGTCGCGGCCTGGTGGGATTGTAGCTCAGCTGTGCATTCTGGGATCTTTTCGCTGAATCTCTGATTACGTCTGTGGAAGAAATATAAAGATCAGTTTTTGCAAATCACTCAtgcgtttctttttatctgTGCTGAAACCCTGAACCAGTGGGGACATACAGGTTATACTGGTGTCGATATCCATTTGAGGCATCCagttcctccatctcctcttctttcttcccctcttcTACTTACAAACCAGTCAGTTAGTTATTGACAAGCTTGTCTGACATTAAATCTTGATTTCAACAGTAgtacataaataaaatgtcacGTTAAAGACCAGAGTCGATACCTGAGCAGTCGCTTTTTAATACTGGCTCCATCCTATTCATCTGTTAAAACACAATTTGAGTTTGTTATTCAACCACATCACCGATGCTAGTTACGATCAATAGTTTCGAATATGCTGAACGTGATACTGCAGAAACGTGCCCTTATGTCCCACCATGGTACCTACTGTTTTTGGGGGACATTGTTTTATTGCTGGAAACATAAGTTTAAACAACAGCAGCGAACAGTAACACTAGTGAGTGTGAAACAATCACAGCCTCACCAAAAGTGCTGagtcctcctgcctcctgttgATGGGAGTTCTCACTGGCTGCTGGCCCCCTCCTTCTTTTTGGCAGAAACGTTCTTTTGAACCAGGATTTGAGTTTGTTCTCTGTGATGAAACAAACAAAGTGATGCTTCTCCGTTGACCTGGAATGTGGAAACCGCAGCTCAAAATtattaaattgttttaaatttgcaTGTTATTGTAATGGCAAGAGGACTAATGTCGGGGCAAAAAGTGAAGGAAAAAGGCTTCATCCTGCCTCTCCCCTGTCCCCATTTCAGATGACATTAACATTCTAACATCCAACTAGACGCAGGACGCAGCATGATGCAGAGGCTCCGAGACCCAAGTGTCCTTTGCTTTCACTATCTTACcttgtattttgtatttttaatagTTGCTGACTGGCTGAATCGAATCAATACCAGCGATATAGACGGCCATTGCAATGCCTCATAGCTGTAATACCACTATGTTGCCTTGAATCTAAGCCCCTTTGACCTTTCATTGTGAGATCAAAGGTCCTGTCCTAccatctccaaaaaaaaaaaaaaaagtcaaccaGAAAGTGGGTAGATTTGTCTGTAGTGGCTTTTGTCAAGTAAGTCACCTATTTGGCAacatgtctgtctgtatgtcCGTCCGtctatctgtccgtccgtccgtctgtctgtctgtctgtctgtctgtctgtctgtctgtctgtctgtctgtctgtctgtctgtctcactgcAAAACAACTCAAGTTATGAACGGACTGGCAGGAAGTGTTGATCATGGGCCAAGGAACAGATGTTGAAGTTTTGGTGATGTTgtggattccagagggacttaGAACTTCCAAAGATGgaactttgatctttggaagatcaaaggacAAAGCACCCTACCTTGTAATACTGCTAACGCGCTGTATACTATACTGAAATGACCAGCTTGTGTATTACTGTAGGACTTACCTTTGTTAGCCTTTCTCCTGAGCACATGGCTGTCCTGGTCTCGGCCTCTGTCCCCAGGTTTGGCTGTGGTGGGAGATACGCTAGAATCTGAATCGCTGGTGTCCATTTCAGTGGATGAGCTCGATCCTTCGGACGACGTTGATTGCAGTGATACAGAGTTCTGGCAGAATTCTGGTgctttgtctttcattttaTCTTCCAAACGTTCCccaatgttttcttcttctcctttgtcTTCTTCATCGTCCTCGTTGACTTCAGAAACTGGAGTTAAACGCAGCTGCTTAAGCTTCTCTGAGCAGACACGAACCAGCCAGTCAGTTATTCTCAATTTAATCCGGTATTCAATCTCGTCAGTTGAATGTTGCCTAATGTCTGGAAACAGCTGAAGCAGAGTCACCAATAAAGAGAAAATGAGCAATAACTTGTTTCTCATAAGTAAGTCGCTCTCCAGGTCGCTCTCCAGGTCACTGTGTGGTGGGTAGGGAACAGCAAGAAGCTCATTATTATCAAACAAGCTCATCATTTGCAGTAGGTTGTTATGGGGATACTTACTGATACACAAATGTGACATACTTCATCCTTTAGAGTGTCAAGGCTTTGACCAAAGCTTTCCCGCTTGGAAATCTGTAAGTAGGAGATTGAATTTATGGAATTAAAAAGAAGTTCCTGTCAGCGAGGTGATAGCAGAGGCACTGACACATTTGATACAGAAACAGCTTCATCACCCAGCTCCAGGACTTCCTACCAAATACTCCTTTTTTTCTGAGGATGAACAATTTCGGTGTTCAGGCCCAAAGttatacaaatataaatgttacAGTAGCATGTTGTTGGAGTGTAATTCAGGGTTTACCCGATTCCAAAAagactgtaagtgtgtgtccttctgctgctgcaggagttcCATTTGACCCCTCAGGAACTCTCTCTCCtcttgttgctgcagcagctgcaagatgacagaaaaataaaaagtgattttGTGTGGTAACTTAAGCTAACAATGATCAAATATCTCACCTGCTCCTGACAATTCTTAatgattttttccttttcatcaaGCTTTCCCATCAGCTTCTCCACCGGGCTCTTCTTGTTCTGGTGCTCCCTGTAGATCAGAACCTGgtggaagacagaaaaagacTCATTTTCCAGCGGATTTGACAGGCAAAATTGATCAAAGTCCTTTTTTCAAAGCGATaccacattaaaaaatgacACTGCAAAGAGGGTTGGACGTTAAACTGAAGAATGAATCTATGGAAAAGCGTAACATCTGGTTACCTCGCTGTTATTCAACAGCTGTGGTTCTCCGGCTACCTGCGGACACCGACCCATCTTCTGCTGCATCTCCCTCTGCCATTTGGTTCCACATAACCCGGCCTTGTGCTTTTGCAGGTTCTCGGTTTGTGTGGTGACATTAATCATAACTTTAGGACATTCTGTGCAGTAGTTCGGGGGATGGATCAGATCGTTAGCTGGTCTTCCCGGTCCACTTGTCAAGGCTGCACATGttaatgctgctgctccatTGAACCTTTGATCTTTTGAAAAGGATATGTTGTTCCATAAACCTAAAATAGATGAATGACTTACCTGATAGCTGACTCCAATTTGGCATTAGAGTGTCAGTGCTCATAttttgctgtagctgctataaaaatttatataaataaagtataTTGAAGTGA is drawn from Takifugu rubripes chromosome 19, fTakRub1.2, whole genome shotgun sequence and contains these coding sequences:
- the LOC115246871 gene encoding uncharacterized protein isoform X2; the encoded protein is MCSGERLTKRTNSNPGSKERFCQKEGGGQQPVRTPINRRQEDSALLMNRMEPVLKSDCSEEGKKEEEMEELDASNGYRHQYNLRNQRFSEKIPECTAELQSHQAATSQRSVSSRDSNSSPKISHSDSSASTTTDESWDRSQVQDDNLCWIQEYKFGYLPEKRTVTTATRTLTTSQTRPPHLKREGKPSICEKIVSAFSSLCPCLRRKEKNLLKRRPTPPKTTTTPQQQK
- the LOC115246871 gene encoding uncharacterized protein isoform X1, producing the protein MDTSDSDSSVSPTTAKPGDRGRDQDSHVLRRKANKGQRRSITLFVSSQRTNSNPGSKERFCQKEGGGQQPVRTPINRRQEDSALLMNRMEPVLKSDCSEEGKKEEEMEELDASNGYRHQYNLRNQRFSEKIPECTAELQSHQAATSQRSVSSRDSNSSPKISHSDSSASTTTDESWDRSQVQDDNLCWIQEYKFGYLPEKRTVTTATRTLTTSQTRPPHLKREGKPSICEKIVSAFSSLCPCLRRKEKNLLKRRPTPPKTTTTPQQQK